One part of the Paenibacillus silvisoli genome encodes these proteins:
- a CDS encoding MarR family winged helix-turn-helix transcriptional regulator, which translates to MIEPNAEGADLDLRLIRVMRNMVNTLFGSLERDIAKYGLDIETFQIIEFLYNRGPHPIQKISETFSIPSGSITYVVDKLEKKGYVERLPIPGDRRKTNVALTEEGRSYFDAIFPQHVQTITSNLSFVTDEEKYHLIDLLKKIGYGIQNRDRQDNESDKNI; encoded by the coding sequence ATGATTGAACCTAATGCTGAAGGTGCAGATCTCGATTTAAGGCTCATTCGGGTCATGAGAAACATGGTGAACACGCTGTTCGGAAGCTTGGAACGGGATATCGCGAAGTATGGCCTAGATATAGAAACCTTCCAAATTATCGAGTTTCTATACAACAGGGGTCCGCATCCCATCCAGAAAATAAGCGAAACCTTCTCCATACCGAGCGGCAGCATCACGTATGTGGTCGATAAGCTGGAGAAGAAGGGATACGTGGAGCGGCTTCCGATTCCTGGTGACCGGCGTAAAACCAATGTCGCGTTGACCGAGGAAGGACGAAGCTACTTTGATGCTATATTCCCTCAACACGTGCAGACAATCACCAGCAATCTGTCCTTTGTTACGGATGAAGAGAAGTATCATCTTATCGATTTGCTCAAGAAAATCGGATATGGCATCCAGAACCGAGACCGTCAAGACAACGAAAGCGATAAAAACATATAA
- a CDS encoding pirin family protein, translating into MNIQILGPEFQGKESFDGGNIYAQKPIGFSGQGAVTVRLGPLFYWAWGHAESAGGIGFHPHQGFEILSYGIRGKGLHRDTLGTESYLEAGDIQLMQAGSGLQHAESVEAGFESFQIWLEPYLNDAVRRKPTYSLFKHEQFPQSRQDGVSIKTILGEGSPVQLIADARMFDVEIEPEASFTHRVMPNRTLAALAIRGDGGSFMSFGQEPVVFEHKDFAIVQSEQEVEISIRPEREKLRIFLIEVPTEVEYPLYKKAR; encoded by the coding sequence ATGAACATTCAAATCTTAGGCCCTGAATTTCAAGGAAAAGAATCCTTCGACGGCGGTAACATATACGCGCAGAAACCGATCGGGTTCTCCGGACAAGGCGCTGTTACCGTTCGGCTCGGACCTCTATTCTATTGGGCTTGGGGTCATGCGGAGTCGGCCGGAGGGATCGGGTTCCATCCTCATCAAGGGTTTGAAATCCTATCGTACGGCATTCGAGGCAAAGGTCTTCACAGAGACACGCTCGGCACCGAAAGCTACCTGGAAGCCGGAGATATACAGCTCATGCAAGCCGGTTCAGGACTTCAGCATGCCGAAAGCGTTGAAGCCGGCTTCGAGAGTTTTCAAATTTGGCTGGAGCCGTACTTGAATGATGCCGTAAGACGTAAACCAACCTATTCGCTGTTCAAACATGAACAGTTTCCTCAGTCCCGCCAGGATGGCGTATCCATAAAGACGATACTAGGAGAAGGTTCGCCCGTCCAACTGATAGCGGATGCGCGAATGTTTGATGTCGAAATTGAGCCGGAGGCATCCTTTACCCACCGCGTTATGCCCAACCGGACGCTTGCAGCACTGGCGATTAGAGGTGATGGCGGTTCCTTCATGTCATTCGGACAAGAGCCCGTCGTATTCGAACATAAAGACTTCGCGATCGTTCAAAGCGAGCAAGAGGTAGAAATCAGCATTCGCCCTGAAAGAGAGAAGCTTCGCATTTTTCTAATTGAAGTTCCTACCGAAGTCGAATATCCTTTGTATAAAAAAGCAAGATAA
- a CDS encoding LVIVD repeat-containing protein, with the protein MSDKSWLVTCCNELGGLLEFNPQTGESEKLLDENCRGIAKYNEYYVLATTSAGLMLLDNKFRVIRAGGRPLLDYHGVAVGGDFAYVVETHRNTIGIFRLPDLEKVREIRLFHEERDVLHMNDLFIVGDRLLISMFSFDSFWRDQNDWPQGA; encoded by the coding sequence GTGTCGGACAAGTCATGGCTGGTTACATGCTGCAATGAATTGGGAGGTCTGCTCGAATTTAATCCTCAAACCGGCGAATCCGAGAAGTTGCTGGACGAAAACTGTAGAGGGATAGCAAAATATAACGAGTATTATGTTCTCGCTACAACCAGCGCAGGGCTCATGTTGCTGGACAACAAATTTCGGGTGATCAGGGCTGGCGGAAGACCTCTGCTTGATTACCACGGGGTTGCGGTCGGAGGTGATTTCGCCTATGTGGTTGAAACGCATCGCAATACGATCGGTATTTTTCGTTTGCCGGATTTAGAGAAGGTGAGGGAAATCCGGCTTTTTCATGAAGAGAGGGATGTCTTGCATATGAATGACCTCTTTATTGTTGGCGATCGTTTGTTAATTTCCATGTTTTCATTTGACAGCTTTTGGCGCGATCAGAACGATTGGCCTCAGGGGGCATAA
- a CDS encoding AraC family transcriptional regulator translates to MHTKLDQLLTMAASLHLAEGRTETSVPFFSLVRRSQPTAIVPGVLTPSFCLILQGAKKLHLGQDTIYYGPGDYLVSLIDIPASGQVVGATPQSPYIGLRIDLTAEEIASVMTDSGIGVKPIDSKLGPGAYVGKSDEHLQLLFIRLLELRGKPEAEIRFLSSLIKREMIFRLLTGDHGHLFVQRVFMEQQDEGINKAIEWIKENYNRTFTIEEVAKSSKMSVSGLHHKFKAVTTMAPQQYQKQLRLQEARRLMLSGSANATTAALEVGYESPAQFNREYRRLFGLPPLQDIKAFHRKPIPETFETS, encoded by the coding sequence ATGCATACGAAATTGGATCAATTGTTGACAATGGCAGCTTCCCTTCATCTTGCGGAGGGCCGTACGGAGACGTCAGTCCCTTTCTTCTCACTGGTCCGGCGCAGTCAGCCGACCGCAATCGTGCCCGGCGTCCTCACTCCCTCCTTTTGCCTAATTCTACAAGGGGCTAAGAAGCTTCATCTCGGTCAGGATACGATCTATTATGGCCCGGGCGACTATTTGGTTTCGCTAATTGATATACCGGCCTCCGGCCAAGTCGTCGGCGCTACGCCGCAATCGCCATATATCGGCTTGCGAATTGACTTAACGGCGGAAGAAATTGCTTCAGTCATGACGGATTCCGGCATCGGCGTGAAGCCGATCGACAGCAAGCTGGGTCCTGGCGCCTACGTTGGTAAATCCGATGAGCATTTGCAGCTTCTGTTCATCCGGCTGTTGGAGCTGCGAGGCAAGCCTGAAGCGGAAATCCGGTTCCTCTCTTCGCTGATCAAGCGCGAGATGATTTTCCGCTTGCTTACGGGAGATCACGGGCACTTGTTTGTCCAGCGCGTATTCATGGAACAGCAGGACGAGGGGATCAATAAAGCCATCGAATGGATCAAGGAAAATTACAATAGAACATTCACGATCGAAGAAGTCGCGAAATCGTCCAAAATGAGCGTCTCCGGACTTCATCACAAATTCAAGGCTGTCACGACGATGGCTCCCCAGCAATATCAGAAACAGCTTCGTCTCCAGGAGGCGAGGCGTCTCATGCTGAGCGGCTCCGCGAACGCGACCACCGCCGCGCTGGAGGTCGGATACGAGAGTCCGGCCCAATTCAATCGGGAATACCGCCGGCTCTTCGGACTCCCTCCGCTCCAAGATATTAAAGCTTTCCACAGAAAGCCAATACCGGAAACGTTCGAGACCAGCTAA
- the bshB2 gene encoding bacillithiol biosynthesis deacetylase BshB2, with protein MERHILVVLPHPDDEAFSLSGTIAMHLDQGSTEVTYACLTLGEMGRNMGIPPFASRVTLPVIRKQELEASCRAIGIRDLRMLGFHDKMIEFEDKAKLDGSIEALMKELNPSLVITFHPTLSVHPDHNACGAAVIRTIGRMPAEQRPTVHCMAFADKHEQEIGKPDIIIDVKGYLKQKMASIQAHKSQFQAAELLGSKKLSDAEIEARFGTERFWTYRFS; from the coding sequence ATGGAACGACACATCCTGGTCGTGCTTCCGCATCCGGACGACGAAGCGTTCAGCTTGTCCGGGACGATTGCCATGCATCTCGATCAAGGCTCAACGGAAGTTACTTACGCTTGTTTGACTTTAGGCGAAATGGGCCGCAACATGGGAATACCGCCTTTCGCGAGCAGGGTCACTTTGCCCGTCATTCGCAAGCAGGAACTGGAGGCTTCTTGCCGTGCCATTGGCATCCGGGATCTCAGAATGCTTGGATTTCACGATAAAATGATCGAATTCGAGGATAAAGCGAAGTTAGACGGATCCATCGAAGCGCTCATGAAAGAACTGAATCCGTCGCTCGTCATTACGTTCCATCCGACGCTGAGCGTTCATCCCGATCACAACGCATGCGGGGCGGCAGTCATCCGAACGATCGGCAGAATGCCTGCCGAACAGAGGCCGACCGTACATTGTATGGCATTCGCGGACAAGCACGAACAAGAGATCGGCAAGCCCGATATCATTATAGACGTTAAAGGCTATCTCAAACAGAAGATGGCATCGATTCAAGCCCATAAGTCTCAGTTCCAAGCTGCCGAATTGTTAGGCAGCAAGAAATTATCGGATGCGGAAATCGAGGCGCGCTTCGGAACGGAACGATTCTGGACGTATCGATTCTCGTAA
- a CDS encoding YojF family protein, giving the protein MQLIDKAKVQQLIDILIDQELYIHLEMTTGAYAAHLDRSKHPAATFISNAFIRYSHGSISGDGPYRIGLKTGQGWVYSEGLTHYEETDSERLILAGHDTAGKLIVALQLSREPF; this is encoded by the coding sequence ATGCAGCTCATCGATAAAGCGAAAGTCCAGCAATTGATCGACATCCTAATCGATCAGGAATTATATATCCATCTCGAGATGACGACGGGAGCTTACGCAGCGCATCTGGACCGTTCGAAACATCCTGCCGCGACCTTTATCTCGAACGCCTTTATTCGTTATTCCCACGGTTCGATCTCCGGGGACGGTCCTTATCGCATCGGCTTGAAGACGGGGCAAGGCTGGGTTTATTCCGAAGGGCTTACCCACTATGAAGAGACGGATTCTGAGAGGCTCATCCTTGCGGGTCACGATACGGCGGGAAAACTCATCGTCGCGCTGCAATTGAGCCGGGAACCATTCTAA
- a CDS encoding ABC transporter ATP-binding protein: MWEALREPFRYPRPLGKDAVQGASSAVKRPKAQAKDWQGTLSRIWHYLSHRKGRLALVMLLVIGSCGLTLLGPYLIGMAIDDYLEGPGGRPWLLFLLGLTCVYVLQSIAGWLQNIWMIQIAQETVQRMRTDLFAQLHRLPIPFFGKNRQGDLMSRMTNDIDSVSSTLNSSAIQLLSSVLMLAGTVVVMLLLSPLLTLLTFLVVPLMVLGMRWITRRTGALFKERQRNLGDLNGFVEETLSGQRIIKAFSQEERVIKAFHERNVRIKHSGFWAQTISGFIPKLMNGLNNLSFAIIACVGGILAIRGVITVGVIIVFVEYARQFTRPLNDLANQWNTLLSAIAGAERVFEIVDEQEEDVDEHTAVALDAVAGAIVFHKVSFAYEAGRNTLKEISFEAKPGETIAIIGPTGAGKTSLIQLLSRFYDAHEGTITLDGRDIRTIRRESLRSHMAFVLQDSFLFEGTIRDNIRYGKLDATDSQVEEAARLANAHSFIMRLPGGYDKRLMADGSGISQGQRQLLAIARAILADPAILVLDEATSSIDTVSEIKIQEGLKRLMAGRTSFVIAHRLNTIREADRILVLKDGCLVEQGPHEELLRKQGLYHDLYHGSWSSKRYEYANENK, from the coding sequence ATGTGGGAAGCATTACGTGAGCCCTTCCGGTATCCCAGGCCGCTCGGAAAGGATGCCGTTCAAGGCGCATCTTCAGCGGTCAAACGGCCCAAAGCCCAAGCTAAAGACTGGCAGGGAACGCTCAGCAGGATTTGGCATTATCTGTCTCACCGGAAAGGGAGACTGGCGCTGGTCATGCTGCTGGTTATTGGAAGCTGCGGGCTCACGCTGCTCGGTCCGTATCTGATCGGAATGGCAATCGACGATTATTTGGAGGGACCGGGCGGCAGGCCCTGGCTGCTTTTTCTGCTCGGTTTGACCTGTGTCTATGTGCTTCAGTCCATTGCGGGCTGGCTGCAAAATATCTGGATGATTCAGATCGCCCAAGAAACCGTTCAGAGGATGCGCACCGATCTCTTCGCGCAGCTGCATCGCCTGCCGATCCCGTTCTTCGGGAAAAACAGGCAGGGCGATCTCATGAGCCGCATGACCAACGATATCGACAGCGTGAGCTCTACGCTCAACAGCTCGGCAATCCAGCTGTTATCCAGCGTGCTGATGCTGGCGGGCACGGTCGTCGTCATGCTGCTGCTCAGTCCGCTGCTTACGCTGCTTACTTTTCTAGTGGTTCCGTTGATGGTGCTTGGCATGCGGTGGATTACGCGGCGGACAGGCGCGCTATTCAAGGAGCGTCAGCGGAATTTGGGAGACTTGAATGGGTTCGTGGAAGAAACGCTGTCCGGTCAGCGGATTATCAAAGCGTTCTCCCAGGAAGAGCGGGTTATTAAGGCGTTTCATGAACGCAATGTTCGCATTAAGCATTCGGGATTCTGGGCGCAGACTATTTCGGGCTTCATTCCAAAGCTGATGAACGGTCTCAACAATCTGAGCTTTGCTATTATTGCCTGCGTCGGCGGAATATTGGCTATCCGGGGGGTCATAACCGTCGGGGTCATTATCGTTTTTGTCGAGTACGCCCGGCAGTTTACCAGACCTCTTAACGATCTGGCCAACCAGTGGAATACCCTCTTGTCCGCCATCGCTGGAGCGGAACGGGTATTCGAAATCGTGGATGAACAGGAAGAAGACGTGGACGAGCATACGGCCGTTGCGCTTGACGCCGTGGCAGGTGCGATCGTCTTCCATAAGGTGTCTTTCGCTTACGAAGCGGGTCGAAATACGCTTAAGGAGATTAGCTTTGAGGCGAAGCCCGGTGAAACGATAGCGATCATCGGTCCAACCGGCGCCGGCAAGACGTCGCTTATTCAATTGCTCTCCCGTTTCTATGATGCGCATGAGGGGACGATCACGCTGGACGGGCGGGATATCCGAACGATCAGGCGGGAAAGCCTCCGCTCCCATATGGCATTCGTGCTGCAGGATTCCTTTTTGTTTGAAGGAACGATTCGCGACAATATACGGTATGGCAAACTTGATGCCACCGACAGCCAGGTGGAAGAAGCCGCCAGGCTCGCCAATGCCCATTCATTTATTATGCGGCTTCCCGGCGGATATGATAAGAGGCTGATGGCTGATGGCAGCGGCATCAGTCAGGGACAGCGGCAGCTGCTTGCCATCGCGCGCGCAATTCTGGCCGATCCGGCCATTCTCGTGCTGGACGAGGCGACGAGCAGTATCGACACCGTTTCGGAGATCAAAATCCAGGAGGGGTTGAAGCGGTTGATGGCGGGGCGAACGAGCTTCGTTATCGCTCACAGACTAAACACGATCCGCGAGGCCGACCGCATTCTAGTGCTTAAGGACGGTTGTTTGGTGGAGCAGGGGCCTCATGAAGAGCTGTTGAGAAAGCAGGGGCTGTATCATGATCTGTATCATGGCAGCTGGAGCAGTAAACGATATGAATATGCTAACGAGAATAAATAG
- a CDS encoding ABC transporter ATP-binding protein yields MLRFLGKYKVAAGMAVFMMLVELTVELIQPYLISVIIDDGISQKDTSVVLLWGGILVVGSVAAFIAGILSSFFASHASQGFAFDVREALYTKVQGFAYPVFNRFATSSLITRLTNDVTQLQDTVFMGLRFMLRMPLVVIGSIIMALVVHAQLGFLLTLTVPALLVFVIWIMKRASVLFKKVQIRLDALNRVMQENLTGMRLIRVFVRRKEEAGRFSRLSQELMESTVSALRLTEITMPFILLIMNAGIIAVLWFGHKQISMGTATAGEVVAVVNYSLRTAGALSAFSMIVATFSRARASSQRVDEALNTDGEVPVRSGRNPEGQCEGGIEFEHVSFQYPNSDARVLVDISFKVRPGDTVAILGATGSGKSSLMQLVLRLYEETAGAVRIDGRNARELDLEYLHRSIGYVSQEVLLFSGTIRDNIAWGLEDASMEQVMEAAKLAQIHETIEKLPDQYDTLLGQRGINLSGGQKQRLSIARALIRKPAILLLDDSTSALDVRTEAALLQAIKGMSCTTLLITQKISSTIGADLILLLDEGSLIAQGTHGQLMASDDLYRRIYESQFGKEGAAYVGSIT; encoded by the coding sequence ATGTTGCGTTTTTTGGGGAAATACAAGGTTGCTGCCGGCATGGCTGTCTTTATGATGTTGGTGGAACTGACGGTGGAGCTGATTCAGCCTTATCTCATTTCAGTCATTATTGATGATGGTATTTCGCAAAAGGATACGTCGGTGGTGCTGCTGTGGGGCGGAATATTGGTAGTGGGCTCGGTTGCCGCATTCATCGCTGGTATTCTGAGCTCTTTTTTTGCCTCTCATGCCAGTCAGGGGTTTGCGTTCGATGTCCGGGAGGCCCTTTACACCAAGGTGCAGGGATTCGCTTATCCGGTTTTTAATCGCTTTGCCACCTCATCCCTCATTACACGGTTAACGAATGATGTTACGCAGCTTCAGGATACGGTATTCATGGGACTGAGGTTTATGCTGCGCATGCCGCTTGTTGTCATCGGGAGCATCATCATGGCGCTTGTCGTCCATGCGCAGTTGGGTTTCCTGCTTACCCTGACCGTTCCCGCATTGCTCGTATTCGTCATTTGGATCATGAAGAGAGCATCCGTTTTATTCAAAAAGGTTCAAATAAGACTGGATGCGTTGAATCGCGTGATGCAGGAGAATCTGACCGGCATGCGGCTGATCCGCGTGTTTGTCCGGCGTAAGGAAGAAGCGGGCCGGTTCTCACGGCTAAGCCAGGAATTAATGGAGAGTACGGTTTCCGCCTTGCGTCTGACGGAAATTACGATGCCTTTTATACTGCTCATCATGAACGCAGGAATTATTGCCGTGCTTTGGTTTGGGCATAAACAAATCAGCATGGGGACCGCGACTGCTGGCGAGGTCGTGGCGGTTGTGAATTATTCGCTCCGAACGGCGGGTGCCCTATCAGCCTTCTCCATGATCGTGGCAACCTTCTCCAGAGCCCGCGCGTCTTCCCAGCGGGTTGATGAAGCGCTCAACACGGACGGCGAAGTGCCGGTCAGGTCGGGCCGGAATCCCGAAGGGCAGTGCGAAGGGGGCATAGAATTCGAGCATGTTTCCTTCCAATACCCGAACTCGGATGCCCGCGTGCTGGTGGATATTAGCTTCAAGGTCCGTCCGGGCGATACCGTGGCGATCCTGGGGGCTACCGGTTCGGGCAAATCCTCGCTGATGCAGCTTGTTCTGCGCCTTTATGAGGAAACCGCAGGTGCCGTGCGCATCGACGGACGGAATGCCCGCGAGCTGGATTTGGAATATTTGCACCGTTCCATCGGCTATGTGTCCCAGGAGGTGCTGCTGTTCTCGGGCACGATACGCGATAATATCGCTTGGGGCTTGGAGGATGCCAGTATGGAGCAGGTGATGGAAGCGGCTAAGCTGGCACAAATTCACGAGACGATCGAGAAGCTGCCCGATCAGTACGATACCCTTCTTGGACAGCGAGGCATCAATCTCTCCGGGGGGCAGAAGCAAAGGCTGTCCATCGCCCGTGCCTTGATCCGCAAGCCGGCGATCCTGCTGCTGGATGACAGCACCAGCGCGCTTGATGTACGAACGGAAGCGGCATTGCTGCAGGCGATCAAGGGCATGTCCTGCACGACGCTCCTGATTACGCAGAAGATCAGCTCCACGATAGGGGCGGATTTGATTTTGCTGCTGGACGAGGGAAGTCTCATTGCACAGGGAACTCACGGGCAGTTGATGGCCAGCGACGACTTGTATCGGCGTATTTATGAATCCCAATTCGGGAAGGAGGGGGCGGCATATGTGGGAAGCATTACGTGA
- a CDS encoding NAD(P)-dependent oxidoreductase, translating into MLNKDNTVIGFIGTGVMGRSMAGHLLKAGYSLIVYNRTKSRSEELIAQGAVWKDTVAEVVSQANVVITMVGYPKDVEEIYFGHDGIISNAKAGTYVIDMTTSTPSLARRIYSESKNNGIYAVDAPVSGGDIGAREARLAIMVGGDASAFEALLPIFQIIGKNIQLQGDSGAGQHTKMCNQIAIASNMIGVCEAIVYAERAGLDPDTVLKSIETGAAGSWSLSNLGPRMINGNFEPGFYVKHFIKDMGIALDAAKEMGLLTPGLELAKSLYDELASKGEENSGTQALYKLLAGKV; encoded by the coding sequence ATGCTGAATAAAGATAATACTGTAATTGGTTTTATTGGTACAGGCGTAATGGGTCGAAGCATGGCCGGTCATCTGTTGAAGGCTGGATATTCTTTAATCGTTTATAATCGGACAAAAAGTCGGTCAGAGGAACTGATCGCTCAGGGCGCAGTTTGGAAGGATACTGTAGCGGAGGTAGTTTCGCAAGCAAATGTTGTTATTACTATGGTGGGATATCCTAAAGATGTGGAAGAAATCTATTTTGGACATGACGGAATCATATCAAATGCAAAAGCAGGCACATATGTCATAGATATGACAACATCTACACCATCATTGGCGAGAAGAATTTATTCGGAATCGAAAAATAATGGCATTTACGCAGTTGACGCGCCGGTTTCCGGTGGCGATATCGGGGCAAGAGAAGCCAGATTGGCGATCATGGTCGGTGGAGACGCTTCTGCTTTCGAAGCACTGCTTCCGATTTTTCAAATCATCGGCAAGAATATCCAATTGCAAGGCGATTCAGGTGCCGGACAACATACAAAGATGTGCAACCAAATTGCAATCGCATCCAATATGATTGGTGTCTGTGAAGCGATCGTATATGCCGAAAGAGCAGGACTTGATCCTGATACTGTATTGAAAAGCATAGAAACCGGAGCAGCCGGGAGCTGGTCATTAAGTAATCTGGGACCGCGAATGATCAACGGAAACTTCGAGCCCGGCTTTTATGTCAAACACTTCATCAAAGATATGGGGATTGCTCTTGATGCTGCCAAAGAAATGGGATTATTAACACCCGGGCTTGAATTAGCCAAATCATTATATGATGAGCTTGCAAGCAAAGGAGAAGAGAACAGCGGCACGCAAGCATTGTATAAGCTTTTGGCAGGAAAGGTTTAA
- a CDS encoding YolD-like family protein: MAKAKVPKRPTRDEFVLEEIGNQLVEAFQEESVILLTVWGREESVRGQIIAMDSRTGKVHVNTADGLDKVPFMDIMSMNYPRD; the protein is encoded by the coding sequence GTGGCTAAAGCGAAAGTACCGAAGAGACCTACCAGAGACGAATTTGTTCTGGAGGAGATAGGAAATCAGTTAGTGGAAGCCTTTCAGGAGGAATCCGTGATTCTACTGACCGTTTGGGGAAGAGAAGAGAGCGTGCGGGGACAAATCATAGCGATGGATTCCAGGACGGGCAAGGTCCATGTAAATACGGCAGACGGATTGGACAAGGTTCCTTTCATGGATATAATGAGCATGAATTATCCGAGGGATTGA
- the hutG gene encoding formimidoylglutamase, whose amino-acid sequence MPYLKTTDQAAFRDHLETKVAHWIRQWDEHEQLVAGVIGVPLSKPSISLSGASTTPAAVRAAFKSFTTYSMEYGVDLQHMAVRDLGDIQMHVTDIGECHRRIEACLADVYVRQPSVVPIVIGGDHSISYPSVKAFAGRYPGKKVGIIHFDAHHDVRNFEDGGVTNGTPFRSIMESGTVEGRHIAQIGIRGFMNAKPYHDYVKSRGVHVFTSRDVRICGISAILDQALAIAGDGTEAIYVSFDVDVVDQAFAPGCPAIGTGGMNPWDALDALYHLGSLTKVMGLDFVCIDPTVDVRNVTSRLAAQFMLSFLAGMANRPV is encoded by the coding sequence ATCCCTTATTTGAAAACAACTGATCAGGCTGCATTTCGAGATCATCTGGAGACGAAGGTCGCCCATTGGATAAGGCAGTGGGATGAACATGAGCAGCTCGTAGCGGGTGTCATCGGCGTTCCTCTATCCAAGCCGTCGATTTCGCTCTCCGGAGCTTCGACGACGCCGGCGGCAGTACGCGCCGCGTTCAAATCGTTCACGACGTACTCCATGGAATATGGCGTCGATCTGCAGCACATGGCAGTCCGCGACCTTGGAGATATTCAAATGCACGTGACGGACATCGGCGAATGCCATCGGCGTATCGAAGCCTGTCTGGCCGACGTGTACGTGCGGCAGCCCTCCGTTGTCCCGATCGTTATAGGCGGCGATCATTCGATCAGCTACCCGTCGGTCAAAGCTTTTGCAGGGCGGTATCCGGGCAAGAAGGTGGGGATCATCCACTTCGACGCTCACCACGACGTGCGCAACTTTGAGGACGGAGGCGTAACGAACGGTACGCCTTTCCGCAGCATAATGGAATCCGGCACGGTCGAGGGGAGGCATATCGCACAAATCGGCATACGCGGTTTCATGAACGCGAAGCCGTATCACGATTACGTGAAGAGCAGAGGCGTTCACGTCTTCACTTCCCGCGATGTACGGATCTGCGGCATCAGCGCAATTCTCGATCAAGCCCTTGCGATTGCCGGGGATGGCACAGAGGCGATCTATGTCAGCTTTGACGTCGATGTCGTTGACCAAGCTTTTGCCCCGGGTTGCCCAGCCATCGGTACCGGCGGGATGAACCCGTGGGATGCGCTGGATGCGTTGTATCATCTTGGCTCGCTGACTAAGGTCATGGGGCTGGACTTCGTATGTATCGATCCGACTGTAGACGTGCGCAATGTGACTTCACGTCTAGCGGCGCAATTTATGCTCAGTTTTTTGGCTGGGATGGCAAACCGTCCGGTATGA